A single window of Candidatus Flexicrinis affinis DNA harbors:
- the dprA gene encoding DNA-protecting protein DprA: MTSLDERASWLAFSRVRGVGAARAHSLVQQFGSLLAAWNASERDLRECGLPQFVVRSVLQARRDIDVPGEVARVQRLDARFVTLADEEYPYLLRQIPNPPMVIYVRGELTDADQRALAVVGTRKATRLGAETARALSTDVARSGFTIVSGLAQGIDFEAHTGALEAAGRTIAVLGTGIDMIYPRQHTRLADDITRSGALVTEFAPGTPPDGQNFPRRNRIISGLSLGVLIVEAPERSGALVTATAAAEQGRDVFAVPASLNNVQGRGCNRLIQDGAKLVMSAADILSELAPSMQVVESRRTISAVAPDDPFEQQVYTLLRGDPLHIDDLVRTLGCDVGEALAALTMLELKGLAQSVGPMQYCALT, encoded by the coding sequence GTGACGTCGTTGGACGAGCGCGCGTCTTGGCTCGCGTTCAGCCGGGTTCGCGGCGTCGGCGCAGCGCGTGCGCACTCGCTTGTGCAGCAGTTCGGGTCGCTGCTAGCCGCGTGGAATGCCTCTGAGCGAGATCTCCGCGAATGCGGGCTGCCGCAGTTCGTCGTTCGCAGCGTCCTACAGGCCCGACGCGATATCGACGTCCCCGGCGAGGTCGCCCGCGTGCAGCGGCTTGACGCACGCTTCGTGACGCTTGCAGACGAAGAATACCCGTACCTCCTGCGCCAGATTCCCAACCCGCCGATGGTGATCTACGTGCGAGGCGAGTTGACCGATGCCGATCAGCGCGCGCTGGCCGTGGTCGGTACGCGCAAGGCCACGCGCCTCGGCGCAGAAACCGCGCGTGCACTGTCCACCGACGTCGCACGCAGCGGGTTCACGATCGTCAGCGGATTGGCGCAAGGCATCGACTTCGAGGCACACACAGGCGCACTCGAGGCGGCTGGCCGCACGATCGCCGTGCTGGGTACTGGCATCGACATGATCTACCCACGCCAGCATACGCGCCTTGCCGACGACATCACGCGCAGCGGCGCGCTCGTGACCGAGTTCGCGCCCGGCACGCCGCCGGACGGGCAGAACTTTCCGCGTCGCAACCGGATTATCAGCGGTCTCTCGCTCGGCGTGCTGATCGTCGAGGCCCCGGAACGCAGCGGTGCGCTCGTGACGGCCACCGCCGCCGCCGAGCAGGGGCGCGATGTATTCGCGGTGCCTGCCAGCCTGAACAACGTACAGGGTCGCGGCTGTAATCGGCTGATCCAAGACGGTGCCAAGCTGGTGATGAGCGCGGCCGACATCCTGTCCGAGCTTGCGCCGTCTATGCAAGTCGTTGAATCGCGCCGGACCATCAGCGCGGTTGCGCCGGACGACCCGTTCGAGCAGCAGGTGTACACCCTGCTACGAGGCGACCCGCTGCACATCGACGATCTCGTCCGCACACTGGGATGTGACGTTGGGGAGGCGCTCGCGGCGCTCACGATGCTCGAGCTAAAGGGACTTGCACAATCGGTG
- the rimM gene encoding 16S rRNA processing protein RimM: MAPPRPLKYLQIGEITRPHGVRGELRMRVITDYPERIPKLKRVFLGEGPFDPSPRPYTIRSVRPHHDLALLTLDGIDDRDEAERLRNMAVLVSIEDAIPLGENEVYLFELIGMRVVTEDGADIGEVSDIIEAGPNDIYVVRSEQHGEYTIPDVPQFILGIDKAARCIRVRLIEGLLPT; this comes from the coding sequence ATGGCGCCTCCCCGGCCCCTCAAGTACCTCCAGATCGGCGAAATCACACGCCCGCACGGTGTTCGCGGCGAGCTGCGGATGCGCGTCATCACCGACTACCCCGAACGAATTCCGAAGCTCAAGCGCGTGTTTCTCGGTGAAGGCCCGTTCGACCCGAGTCCTCGCCCCTACACGATTCGTTCTGTCCGCCCGCATCACGATCTCGCGCTTCTCACGCTAGACGGCATCGACGATCGCGACGAGGCCGAACGGCTGCGCAACATGGCCGTGTTGGTGTCGATCGAGGACGCGATCCCGCTTGGCGAGAACGAGGTCTACCTGTTCGAGTTGATCGGCATGCGCGTGGTCACCGAGGACGGAGCCGACATCGGAGAAGTCTCCGACATCATCGAAGCCGGGCCGAACGATATCTATGTCGTCCGCAGCGAGCAGCACGGCGAGTACACCATCCCCGACGTTCCGCAGTTCATCCTCGGCATCGACAAGGCCGCCCGCTGCATTCGAGTGCGGCTGATCGAGGGGCTGCTGCCAACGTGA
- a CDS encoding KH domain-containing protein, with protein sequence MEDDLIRLIAQSLVDSPDDVNVRRKETSGSVIVHLKVASGDMGRVIGKQGRIANAMRTLLRVVAPADKRVILEID encoded by the coding sequence ATGGAAGACGATTTGATCCGCCTTATTGCGCAATCGTTGGTCGATTCGCCGGACGATGTCAACGTGCGCCGCAAGGAGACAAGCGGCTCGGTGATCGTGCATCTCAAGGTTGCATCGGGTGACATGGGCCGTGTGATCGGCAAGCAGGGTCGCATCGCCAATGCCATGCGTACGCTCTTGCGCGTGGTGGCTCCGGCCGACAAGCGGGTAATCCTCGAGATCGATTAA
- the rpsP gene encoding 30S ribosomal protein S16 — MLRIRFQRVGAKRQPAYRIVVTDQRQKRSGGIIENIGFHNPRTRPSTDVVDSARALYWLSVGAQPTEAAISVMKRTGTWALFERMRKGESTDALMAEAAAIQPTEVDPKTSYPAPVGSPAAKAATATSDDAGEAEEA, encoded by the coding sequence ATGTTGCGAATCCGTTTCCAGCGTGTCGGGGCCAAGCGTCAGCCGGCTTACCGCATCGTCGTCACCGATCAGCGCCAGAAGCGCTCGGGCGGTATCATCGAGAACATCGGCTTCCATAATCCGCGCACTCGTCCCAGCACCGACGTGGTCGATAGCGCCCGCGCGCTGTACTGGCTGAGTGTCGGCGCCCAGCCGACCGAGGCAGCGATCAGCGTAATGAAGCGCACCGGGACGTGGGCGCTGTTCGAGCGCATGCGCAAAGGCGAGTCGACGGACGCGCTGATGGCCGAGGCCGCTGCGATTCAGCCGACCGAGGTCGACCCGAAGACTAGCTACCCCGCCCCGGTTGGCTCGCCGGCAGCCAAGGCAGCCACTGCGACCAGCGACGACGCTGGCGAGGCAGAAGAAGCGTAA
- the ffh gene encoding signal recognition particle protein, with translation MFEGLSKRLQETFDRLGKGGRITENDLNTVMRDVRMALLEADVALPVVKDFVGRVRDAAAGAEVHKALRPAQQVVRIVHDELTTTLGEPGRLNFFSGTKPHVIMLVGLQGSGKTTTAAKLSVHLRREGRQPFLVACDTYRPAAVDQLVTLGKQIGVPVYEEGTSAKPIDIAVRGLAAAKAANAAVCIIDTAGRLQIDDTLMAELEEIKRRTHPAEVLLVADAMTGQEAVNIAQGFNQRVGLTGLILTKIDGDARGGAAISMRAVTSVPIKFLGTGEKIDGFEVFHPDRLVDRILGMGDMMTLIEKAEAEFDEDEAEKLAKKMLQNQFTLQDFLEQLQRIKRMGPIAQILGMIPGMSKLQMAGQIDQQDLDKRLKRVEAIINSMTVKERANPKVLNASRRKRIAAGSGTQVRDVNEVLNQFQQMQTMMGQLRKGRMPKGMPNLLG, from the coding sequence ATGTTTGAAGGCCTCAGCAAACGTCTGCAAGAGACGTTTGACCGCCTCGGAAAAGGCGGCCGCATCACCGAAAACGACCTCAACACGGTCATGCGCGACGTGCGCATGGCTTTGCTTGAGGCCGATGTCGCGCTGCCGGTCGTCAAGGACTTCGTCGGCCGCGTGCGCGATGCCGCTGCTGGCGCCGAGGTCCATAAGGCGCTGCGGCCTGCCCAACAGGTTGTCAGAATTGTCCATGACGAACTGACGACTACTCTTGGCGAGCCGGGACGGCTGAACTTCTTCAGCGGCACCAAACCCCACGTCATCATGTTGGTGGGTCTGCAGGGGTCGGGCAAGACGACTACCGCCGCGAAGCTCTCCGTGCACTTGCGCCGCGAAGGCCGTCAACCCTTCCTCGTCGCGTGCGATACGTACCGTCCGGCCGCTGTGGACCAGTTGGTGACGCTGGGCAAGCAAATCGGAGTGCCCGTCTACGAAGAAGGCACGAGCGCCAAGCCGATCGACATTGCGGTGCGCGGTCTTGCCGCCGCCAAAGCCGCAAACGCGGCGGTGTGCATCATCGACACCGCCGGCCGCTTGCAGATCGACGACACGCTGATGGCGGAGCTCGAGGAGATCAAGCGCCGGACTCATCCGGCCGAGGTCTTGCTCGTCGCCGACGCGATGACCGGTCAGGAAGCGGTCAATATCGCGCAGGGCTTCAACCAGCGCGTCGGGCTCACCGGCCTGATCTTGACCAAGATCGACGGCGATGCCCGCGGTGGTGCGGCGATCTCCATGCGCGCGGTGACGAGCGTGCCGATCAAGTTCCTCGGCACGGGCGAGAAGATCGACGGATTCGAGGTCTTCCACCCCGACCGTCTGGTCGACCGCATTCTCGGCATGGGCGACATGATGACGCTCATCGAAAAGGCGGAAGCCGAGTTCGATGAAGACGAGGCCGAGAAGCTGGCCAAAAAGATGCTGCAGAACCAATTCACGCTGCAGGACTTCCTCGAACAGCTTCAGCGGATCAAGCGCATGGGGCCGATCGCGCAGATCCTCGGCATGATTCCGGGCATGAGCAAGCTGCAAATGGCCGGCCAGATCGACCAGCAGGATCTCGACAAGCGGCTCAAGCGCGTCGAGGCCATCATCAACTCAATGACTGTGAAAGAGCGCGCCAACCCGAAAGTGCTCAACGCGAGCCGCCGCAAGCGAATCGCCGCCGGCAGCGGGACGCAGGTGCGCGACGTCAACGAGGTACTCAATCAATTCCAGCAGATGCAGACCATGATGGGGCAACTGCGGAAGGGCCGCATGCCGAAGGGCATGCCCAATTTACTCGGTTAG
- a CDS encoding zinc ABC transporter substrate-binding protein, whose product MKRVMGLAVLLVMGLYSFVVVGQSDRLTVVASFSILADVVQNVTLGQADVSSLIPVGADPHGYEPSARDLAALSEADVIFVAGGGFEEQLLDAIAGAAPDVPVIEASDCVQVRYFGIASDVDAHDETTTAKSPMGIDIESICDAVDAKTADVDSLKEAMGLGSVRVPVDLNRPRFFEAGCSHSDAESGPNADVEHGVCDPHVWSDPRNVFYWSLFIGEVLGVLDPGNADQYAANAEEYAYAIDDLARLELEAGLVAIPPQDRVLLTNHETLGYFAEAYEFELVGFVLPGGSTLAEPSAQDLAALIELVRSSGVKAIFVETTVASRVAEQVASETGVPIVPLYTDSLSDADGAAATYLDYMAYNFTTITDALAP is encoded by the coding sequence ATGAAACGAGTCATGGGGTTGGCTGTTCTGCTTGTGATGGGCCTGTACAGCTTTGTTGTCGTCGGGCAATCGGACAGGCTGACCGTTGTCGCCAGCTTCAGCATTCTCGCCGACGTGGTCCAAAACGTCACGCTTGGGCAGGCGGACGTTTCGTCGTTAATTCCAGTCGGTGCCGATCCGCACGGCTACGAACCGTCGGCACGCGATCTCGCGGCACTCAGCGAGGCGGACGTGATCTTCGTCGCCGGTGGCGGGTTCGAGGAGCAACTGCTGGACGCCATCGCAGGCGCCGCGCCGGACGTTCCCGTGATCGAAGCCTCCGACTGTGTTCAGGTGCGCTATTTCGGCATTGCATCCGATGTAGACGCGCATGACGAGACTACTACGGCGAAGTCGCCAATGGGAATTGACATTGAAAGCATATGTGACGCGGTTGACGCCAAGACAGCCGATGTCGACAGCCTCAAGGAGGCGATGGGTCTTGGCTCGGTGCGGGTCCCGGTAGACCTGAACCGTCCACGGTTCTTCGAGGCCGGATGCTCGCACAGTGACGCAGAGTCCGGACCGAATGCGGATGTCGAACACGGAGTCTGCGACCCGCACGTGTGGTCTGATCCGCGTAACGTGTTCTACTGGTCGCTCTTTATCGGCGAGGTCCTCGGCGTTCTCGACCCCGGCAATGCCGACCAGTATGCGGCTAATGCCGAGGAATATGCTTATGCGATTGATGATCTGGCGCGGCTTGAACTCGAAGCCGGCCTTGTCGCGATACCCCCGCAAGATCGCGTGCTGCTGACGAACCACGAGACGTTGGGCTACTTCGCCGAGGCATACGAGTTTGAGCTCGTCGGATTTGTGCTGCCGGGTGGATCGACGCTGGCGGAGCCGTCCGCGCAAGACCTTGCCGCGCTGATCGAACTGGTTCGTTCAAGTGGCGTGAAAGCGATATTCGTGGAGACGACGGTCGCGTCTCGGGTCGCCGAGCAGGTCGCGTCCGAAACGGGCGTGCCGATCGTGCCGTTGTACACCGACTCGTTGAGCGATGCGGACGGTGCTGCCGCTACCTATCTCGATTACATGGCCTATAATTTCACGACCATCACGGACGCGCTCGCTCCTTAG
- a CDS encoding metal ABC transporter ATP-binding protein: protein MHNHAVATLPALKVEGVSAGYPDDRRAISGIEFEVQRGERVAVLGPNGAGKSTLFKAIAGVIPFTSGQISLLGRDCRSSHDLIGYVPQVNIVDWTFPATVGDVVMMGRARRIGWLRWPRRDDWDAVRHALDQVGMLEHIDRRIGALSGGQKQRVFIARALTQSADVLLLDEPFNGVDVTTIEEILATLDRLRDDGVTVMVATHDIELALSEFDKLLLLKRTLIAYGRPAEVYTPEHLKAAYGSRVSIMHDGDHTLITVDEHGCC from the coding sequence ATGCACAACCACGCAGTCGCAACCCTACCGGCACTCAAGGTCGAAGGTGTTTCGGCAGGCTACCCTGACGACCGGCGCGCGATCAGCGGCATCGAGTTCGAGGTGCAGCGCGGCGAGCGGGTCGCCGTGCTTGGGCCGAACGGGGCAGGCAAGAGCACGCTCTTCAAAGCGATTGCCGGTGTCATCCCGTTCACGAGCGGTCAGATATCGTTGTTGGGCCGCGACTGTCGGTCGAGCCACGACCTTATCGGCTACGTGCCGCAGGTCAACATTGTCGACTGGACGTTTCCCGCGACGGTTGGCGACGTTGTGATGATGGGGCGTGCGCGCCGCATTGGCTGGCTGCGCTGGCCGCGCCGCGATGACTGGGACGCCGTGCGCCACGCGCTCGACCAAGTCGGCATGCTGGAGCACATCGACCGGCGTATCGGTGCACTCAGCGGCGGACAGAAACAGCGCGTGTTCATCGCTCGCGCCTTGACCCAATCCGCCGACGTGCTGCTGTTGGATGAGCCGTTCAACGGCGTGGACGTCACGACGATCGAGGAGATCCTCGCCACGTTGGACCGGCTTCGCGATGATGGCGTGACTGTCATGGTCGCGACCCATGACATCGAGCTGGCGCTTTCCGAGTTTGACAAGCTTCTGCTGCTCAAGCGCACGCTGATCGCGTATGGCCGGCCTGCCGAAGTGTATACGCCCGAGCACCTGAAGGCGGCGTACGGTTCGCGCGTGAGCATCATGCACGACGGCGACCACACGCTGATCACAGTCGATGAACACGGGTGCTGTTAG
- a CDS encoding metal ABC transporter permease, with protein sequence MGQFFEPLQYEFMQRALIAVVMVGIISGVIGCYVVVRGMSFFGDALSHSILPGVAISYITTGGAVGVNLFFGGLIAGIIAAVGIGWLTRRERLKEDTAIGIVFVAMYALGIAIISHDSRAYGRDLVHILFGNVLGIQGEDLVIMAVCGVIVLAGTLLLYKELQIISFDTNLARTLKLPAEALRLILLAFIAVTIIASLRVVGIALMLAMLIVPAASAQVMAKRLHHMMLISATLGVIGGVIGLLLSYHLDIAAGPSIVLAMTVIFAAIFGLSRAYLRLRPAPR encoded by the coding sequence ATGGGGCAGTTCTTCGAGCCCTTGCAGTACGAATTCATGCAGCGGGCGCTGATCGCCGTCGTCATGGTCGGCATCATCAGCGGCGTCATCGGATGTTATGTGGTCGTCCGCGGTATGTCGTTCTTTGGTGACGCACTGAGCCACAGTATATTGCCGGGCGTGGCGATCAGCTACATCACGACCGGGGGAGCCGTCGGTGTCAACCTGTTCTTTGGCGGGTTGATCGCCGGGATTATCGCAGCGGTCGGCATCGGCTGGCTAACACGCCGCGAACGCCTCAAAGAAGATACGGCTATCGGCATTGTGTTTGTTGCGATGTACGCGTTAGGGATCGCGATCATCAGCCACGACAGCCGGGCCTACGGGCGCGACCTCGTGCACATCCTGTTCGGCAATGTGCTGGGCATTCAGGGTGAAGACCTTGTCATCATGGCGGTCTGTGGCGTGATTGTGCTGGCCGGTACGCTGCTGCTGTACAAGGAGCTTCAGATCATCAGCTTCGACACGAACCTCGCGCGGACACTCAAGCTGCCCGCCGAGGCCCTGCGACTGATCCTCCTTGCGTTCATCGCCGTGACGATCATCGCCAGCCTGCGTGTGGTCGGAATTGCGCTAATGCTCGCCATGCTGATTGTGCCGGCCGCATCGGCTCAGGTGATGGCTAAGCGGCTGCATCACATGATGTTGATCTCAGCGACACTCGGCGTCATCGGCGGTGTGATTGGCCTGCTGCTCTCGTACCATTTGGACATCGCTGCTGGCCCGTCGATCGTCCTTGCGATGACCGTCATCTTCGCAGCAATCTTCGGGCTGTCGCGCGCGTATCTGCGACTGCGGCCTGCGCCCCGCTAA
- a CDS encoding TatD family hydrolase yields the protein MIDTHIHLNFDAYDEDRDAVVARAAAVGVTRCINPGVNVDTSRTAVSLAARYPGAVYAAVGYHPNDTAGFETSRLDPIRELASSSGVVSIGEIGLDYYWNKSPKDDQIAAFEAQLELAAELGLPVIIHNRESSEDVVRILEAWAGSLGGVLRDAPGVLHSVSAPPELVERALAAGFYIGFTGPITYKNADQTRRIAADAPLDRILVETDGPFLTPVPHRGERNEPAYIPLIIERLASVKQMTPAQIAEATTANAERLFRFS from the coding sequence ATGATCGACACACACATTCACCTCAACTTCGACGCCTATGACGAGGACCGCGACGCGGTCGTCGCGCGTGCTGCCGCTGTCGGCGTCACGCGGTGCATCAACCCGGGCGTCAACGTTGACACGAGTCGCACAGCGGTCAGCCTTGCGGCAAGATACCCCGGCGCTGTTTATGCCGCGGTCGGCTATCACCCGAACGATACGGCTGGCTTTGAGACGTCGCGGCTGGACCCAATCCGGGAGTTGGCCTCTTCGTCGGGCGTCGTTAGCATCGGCGAGATCGGGCTCGACTACTATTGGAACAAAAGCCCTAAGGACGATCAGATCGCGGCATTCGAAGCGCAGCTTGAGCTCGCAGCCGAGCTTGGCCTGCCGGTGATCATCCATAACCGCGAGTCGAGCGAGGACGTCGTTCGGATTCTGGAGGCTTGGGCCGGCAGCCTCGGCGGAGTGCTGCGCGACGCTCCCGGCGTACTGCACTCAGTCTCTGCGCCGCCGGAGCTCGTTGAGCGCGCGCTGGCGGCGGGTTTCTACATCGGCTTCACTGGCCCGATCACATACAAGAACGCCGATCAGACCCGACGTATTGCGGCAGACGCCCCGTTGGATCGAATCCTCGTAGAGACCGACGGGCCGTTCCTTACGCCGGTGCCCCATCGCGGCGAGCGAAACGAACCGGCATATATCCCACTGATTATCGAGCGGCTTGCGTCGGTCAAACAGATGACGCCTGCGCAGATCGCCGAGGCCACGACCGCCAACGCCGAGCGCCTGTTTCGGTTTTCGTAA
- the gmd gene encoding GDP-mannose 4,6-dehydratase, with protein MSKRALITGITGQDGSYLAEFLLSMGYQVYGLVRRTSTVRYERIRHIQDQVTLVPGDMSDQTSLTRALQDVKPDEVYNLAAQSFVQTSWSQPVFTGDVTALGVTRMLDAILMVNPAIRFYQASSSEMFGKVQEVPQTESTSFYPRSPYGVAKVYGHWITVNYRESYNLHASSGILFNHESPRRGLEFVTRKVTYHAAKIKLGMAKELRIGNFDSQRDWGFAGDYVRAMWLMLQQDTPDDFVVATGQTHSVQRLLELAFDAVGLKWQDYTVQDPAFVRPAEVDLLIGNPEKAGRILGWEPQVTFEQLVQMMVESDLAALKSGELT; from the coding sequence ATGAGTAAGCGCGCCTTGATTACCGGAATCACCGGTCAGGACGGGTCGTACTTGGCCGAGTTCCTGCTGAGCATGGGATATCAGGTCTACGGACTTGTTCGGCGCACCAGCACCGTGCGCTACGAGCGCATCCGTCACATCCAGGACCAAGTCACGCTGGTGCCGGGGGACATGAGCGATCAGACCAGCCTGACCCGTGCCTTGCAGGACGTGAAGCCCGACGAGGTCTACAACCTTGCCGCGCAGAGTTTCGTCCAGACATCGTGGAGCCAACCGGTCTTCACCGGTGACGTCACCGCGTTGGGTGTTACGCGAATGCTCGACGCCATCTTGATGGTCAACCCCGCAATCCGCTTCTATCAGGCTTCGAGCTCCGAGATGTTCGGCAAGGTGCAGGAAGTCCCTCAGACCGAATCCACCTCGTTCTACCCGCGCAGCCCATACGGCGTCGCCAAGGTGTACGGCCACTGGATCACGGTCAATTATCGTGAGAGCTACAACCTGCATGCTTCCAGCGGAATCCTGTTCAATCACGAAAGCCCGCGCCGCGGCCTTGAGTTCGTAACCCGCAAAGTGACTTATCATGCCGCCAAGATCAAACTCGGTATGGCTAAAGAGCTGCGCATCGGAAACTTCGACTCCCAGCGTGACTGGGGCTTCGCCGGGGATTACGTGCGCGCGATGTGGCTGATGCTGCAGCAGGACACGCCGGATGATTTCGTCGTGGCGACCGGCCAGACGCACAGTGTGCAGCGCCTGTTGGAGCTGGCATTCGATGCCGTCGGCCTCAAATGGCAAGACTACACGGTGCAGGATCCCGCGTTTGTCCGCCCTGCCGAAGTCGACCTGCTGATCGGTAATCCGGAAAAGGCTGGCCGAATCCTCGGCTGGGAACCGCAGGTCACGTTTGAACAACTCGTTCAGATGATGGTCGAATCCGACCTTGCGGCGCTCAAGAGCGGCGAACTGACGTAA
- a CDS encoding GDP-mannose 4,6-dehydratase: MRVLITGSGGFVGRILTRWLQDSAPDTKLFGTQLPGAGAGPDGITCYEVDLCQPAAVLDLITEVRPEHIYHLAGQAFVPRSFEDPWETIENNVRGQLNLILACLKVDIRPRLLITSSAEIYGEVKTFPTDESTPLMPTSPYSVSKAAQDQLAYQYFVSHDMPTLRVRAFNHIGPGQSDRFVAPAFAMQIARIEAGLQDPVISVGDLTARRDFTDVRDVVRAYTALMERGVAGEAYNVASGEAYSIQYVLDTLLGMSSKHVDVQVDPSRLRPSPIPVLQGDASKLRRTTGWAPQISFESSLRDVLEDCRTRVKGEHA; the protein is encoded by the coding sequence TTGCGTGTACTGATTACGGGTTCAGGCGGCTTCGTAGGCCGGATACTCACCCGCTGGCTTCAGGACTCTGCTCCGGATACCAAGCTGTTCGGAACTCAGCTTCCCGGTGCAGGTGCGGGTCCGGACGGCATTACGTGTTATGAGGTCGACCTGTGTCAGCCAGCCGCAGTGCTCGATCTCATCACCGAGGTGCGGCCGGAACACATATATCATCTCGCCGGTCAAGCCTTTGTCCCTCGGTCCTTCGAAGACCCGTGGGAGACGATCGAGAACAACGTCCGCGGGCAGTTGAACCTGATCCTCGCCTGCCTCAAAGTAGACATCCGCCCGCGACTGCTGATCACCAGCTCGGCCGAAATCTACGGCGAGGTCAAAACGTTCCCGACCGACGAATCCACCCCGCTCATGCCGACCAGTCCGTACAGCGTGAGCAAGGCCGCGCAGGATCAACTGGCGTACCAGTACTTCGTCAGCCACGACATGCCGACGCTTCGTGTCCGCGCATTCAATCATATCGGCCCCGGCCAAAGCGATCGGTTCGTCGCGCCAGCGTTTGCCATGCAGATCGCGCGCATCGAGGCGGGGTTACAGGACCCTGTGATCAGCGTCGGCGATCTGACCGCCCGGCGCGACTTCACAGATGTGCGAGATGTCGTGCGCGCCTATACGGCACTGATGGAGCGCGGGGTGGCTGGCGAAGCATATAACGTCGCGTCCGGCGAAGCATACAGCATCCAATACGTGCTCGATACGCTACTGGGTATGTCGAGCAAACACGTCGACGTGCAGGTCGATCCAAGTCGCCTTCGTCCCAGCCCAATCCCGGTGCTGCAAGGCGATGCCTCCAAACTGCGCCGCACTACCGGTTGGGCGCCCCAGATTTCTTTCGAGAGCAGCCTGCGGGACGTACTGGAAGACTGCCGTACCCGCGTCAAAGGAGAACACGCATGA